In a single window of the Dreissena polymorpha isolate Duluth1 chromosome 3, UMN_Dpol_1.0, whole genome shotgun sequence genome:
- the LOC127871622 gene encoding aggrecan core protein-like isoform X1 encodes MFKIFQTTCIWFLFQCIEYAQAEYKCVCSFDGARPVFTKADNTSGVIGFLKTNGCRQFVYPVDETWNAIVFMHQLGYIMSNTSMIETCFSEPVDSCTIDITHTKIGLCCMITTEHTTSMTIFTTPSTSKGIFSSPSTETSGTDPLTISDTSTTTSTILTQSPTTKTTSRDTNQFSYTTTTSTTGASTMSTTVFTSLSAASPEGNIELCPSNVKDDVNLFHGYLGQYGNLCLELVPVKTQWHNAQRHCSVAGHGDLVDIRDKWKQDYVLRFLANHTDVKSIWLGLTDSEKEGAISEGQFTWVTGGSVSYSNLGPDYMSHTDENHNLNDCVIMKQGGEWTDVPCGVALVLGTGFGESHCFICQYSMTSKPFDVVHELGSALVG; translated from the exons ATGTTCAAAATATTTCAAACTACTTGTATTTGGTTTTTGTTCCAATGCATTGAGTATGCACAGGCAGAATATAAATGTGTCTGTAGTTTCGATGGGGCAAGACCGGTATTCACAAAGGCAGACAACACCTCTGGAGTAATCGGCTTCTTAAAAACGAATGGCTGTCGTCAGTTTGTATATCCAGTGGATGAAACATGGAACGCCATTGTGTTTATGCATCAG cTGGGTTACATTATGTCCAACACAAGCATGATAGAAACCTGCTTTTCTGAGCCAGTTGACTCATGTACGATCGACATTACACACACGAAAATAGGGTTATGTTGCATga TTACAACAGAACACACGACATCCATGACAATATTCACAACTCCATCTACGTCTAAAGGCATTTTTTCTTCTCCATCGACGGAAACATCAGGAACCGATCCTTTAACAATATCTGACACATCAACAACAACTTCGACTATTCTTACACAAAGTCCAACGACTAAAACTACGAGTAGAGATACCAATCAATTTTCGTATACAACGACCACATCAACGACTGGGGCTTCGACAATGTCTACGACTGTATTCACTTCTTTGTCAGCAGCATCACCAGAAG GAAATATTGAGCTGTGCCCGAGCAACGTCAAGGATGACGTAAACTTATTCCACGGCTATCTGGGCCAATATGGAAATTTGTGTTTGGAGCTAGTACCGGTCAAGACACAGTGGCATAACGCTCAAAGACACTGTTCGGTCGCCGGCCATGGGGATCTTGTTGATATAAGAGACAAATGGAAACAAGACTATGTTTTGCGATTTTTGGCCAATCACACAGATGTGAAGTCCATCTGGCTCGGATTGACAGACAGCGAGAAAGAAGGGGCTATATCCGAAGGACAGTTTACTTGGGTAACAG GTGGATCAGTAAGCTACTCTAACTTAGGTCCGGATTACATGAGTCATACAGACGAAAACCACAATCTAAACGACTGCGTGATAATGAAGCAGGGTGGAGAATGGACAGATGTGCCCTGCGGAGTGGCTTTGGTTCTGGGAACAGGGTTTGGGGAGAGCCATTGCTTCATTTGCCAATACA
- the LOC127871622 gene encoding aggrecan core protein-like isoform X2: protein MFKIFQTTCIWFLFQCIEYAQAEYKCVCSFDGARPVFTKADNTSGVIGFLKTNGCRQFVYPVDETWNAIVFMHQLGYIMSNTSMIETCFSEPVDSFTTEHTTSMTIFTTPSTSKGIFSSPSTETSGTDPLTISDTSTTTSTILTQSPTTKTTSRDTNQFSYTTTTSTTGASTMSTTVFTSLSAASPEGNIELCPSNVKDDVNLFHGYLGQYGNLCLELVPVKTQWHNAQRHCSVAGHGDLVDIRDKWKQDYVLRFLANHTDVKSIWLGLTDSEKEGAISEGQFTWVTGGSVSYSNLGPDYMSHTDENHNLNDCVIMKQGGEWTDVPCGVALVLGTGFGESHCFICQYSMTSKPFDVVHELGSALVG from the exons ATGTTCAAAATATTTCAAACTACTTGTATTTGGTTTTTGTTCCAATGCATTGAGTATGCACAGGCAGAATATAAATGTGTCTGTAGTTTCGATGGGGCAAGACCGGTATTCACAAAGGCAGACAACACCTCTGGAGTAATCGGCTTCTTAAAAACGAATGGCTGTCGTCAGTTTGTATATCCAGTGGATGAAACATGGAACGCCATTGTGTTTATGCATCAG cTGGGTTACATTATGTCCAACACAAGCATGATAGAAACCTGCTTTTCTGAGCCAGTTGACTCAT TTACAACAGAACACACGACATCCATGACAATATTCACAACTCCATCTACGTCTAAAGGCATTTTTTCTTCTCCATCGACGGAAACATCAGGAACCGATCCTTTAACAATATCTGACACATCAACAACAACTTCGACTATTCTTACACAAAGTCCAACGACTAAAACTACGAGTAGAGATACCAATCAATTTTCGTATACAACGACCACATCAACGACTGGGGCTTCGACAATGTCTACGACTGTATTCACTTCTTTGTCAGCAGCATCACCAGAAG GAAATATTGAGCTGTGCCCGAGCAACGTCAAGGATGACGTAAACTTATTCCACGGCTATCTGGGCCAATATGGAAATTTGTGTTTGGAGCTAGTACCGGTCAAGACACAGTGGCATAACGCTCAAAGACACTGTTCGGTCGCCGGCCATGGGGATCTTGTTGATATAAGAGACAAATGGAAACAAGACTATGTTTTGCGATTTTTGGCCAATCACACAGATGTGAAGTCCATCTGGCTCGGATTGACAGACAGCGAGAAAGAAGGGGCTATATCCGAAGGACAGTTTACTTGGGTAACAG GTGGATCAGTAAGCTACTCTAACTTAGGTCCGGATTACATGAGTCATACAGACGAAAACCACAATCTAAACGACTGCGTGATAATGAAGCAGGGTGGAGAATGGACAGATGTGCCCTGCGGAGTGGCTTTGGTTCTGGGAACAGGGTTTGGGGAGAGCCATTGCTTCATTTGCCAATACA